GCACGCATGCACGCCGGGCACCCCCTGAACGACGCGGACCGTGCCCCCTGGCTGGCCCGCCTGCGCGCCGAACTGGACGCCCGTGACCGCGTGATCCTGGCCTGCTCCGCCCTGAAACGCCCCTACCGCGACGCCCTGCGCGCCCCCGGCACCCGCTTCCTGCATCTGCACGTCCCAGAGAACCTGCTGCGCGAACGCCTCGGGCACCGCCACGGGCACTACGCCGGACCCGACCTGCTGCCCTCGCAACTGAGCACGCTGCAACCCCCGCAGCCCGACGAGACCGACATCCACATCCTGCACGTCACGGCCACCACCACGCAGGCAGACCTGCTAACACAGGCCCTCACTGAACTCAAGGTCACCTGAGGCAGCGGCTCCACCCGACACCCCCTACGCTGCGAACATGACCCGACTCCTCAGGTTCCTGCCCGCCCTGCTGCTTTTCCCGGCCAGCGCCGCCGGGATCATCGGCAGCAGCGTCACGACCACGCAGATTCAGCAGTCCGCCTTCTGCCAGCAGTACACCTGCGGCGAACCATTCGTGCGGGGCCGCGACTGGCAGTACCCGTTCACCCGCTACCAGGGCCTGACCATCACCCGCGAATCCGGCGAGCCCGGCAGCCGCGTCGTCAGCGTCCAGCTGTGGGTCCGCAACGACGGGCTGAACGCCACCGCCGACCGGCAGGCCTTCCAGCAGATGCAGAAACTCGCCCTGGGTTACGTCCCGTACACCGGCCCGGTCGAACCCTGCTACGCCGCCATGAGCACACGCACCCTCGTCAGGGTTCCGGATGAACGCGCCACAGGCGTTACCTGCGAACTGTGGGACAGCACCACCGACTTCACCGTCAGAGCCGACCCGGCCTACCTGGCCCGCACCGCGCCCGCCCCGGTCACGATCAGCAGCGGCCCCACCAAACTGAACACCTGGAATTTCACCACCTGCGTGGGCGCGGGCGGCACGAACA
The Deinococcus sedimenti DNA segment above includes these coding regions:
- a CDS encoding gluconokinase translates to MTLPPGPLRVIVMGVSGSGKTTLGRAVGAALHAPFLDGDDYHTPQARARMHAGHPLNDADRAPWLARLRAELDARDRVILACSALKRPYRDALRAPGTRFLHLHVPENLLRERLGHRHGHYAGPDLLPSQLSTLQPPQPDETDIHILHVTATTTQADLLTQALTELKVT